In Aeromicrobium sp. A1-2, the DNA window GCGCCGGCCTTGGACGTCGGCCGCCGCAACGTGTCGGTCCACGGTGACCCGAGCGTCGGCCGTCACGAGTGTGACGCGCTCGTACGACGTGGTCAGCACCTCGGTGAGCTGGCGGGCCTTGTCGCCGATCCGCTCGAACCCACCGACGAAGATCGCTGCGTCGGCCGAAAGAAGACGCCCGCCGTCCGGCGTGCCTGAGTCGAGCCATTGCCGGCTTTTGGCGGTGGCCCCGGACGACGACCGCAGCTTGACCTCGACCGCGCTCGAGCCGGTGTCCAGGTAGTGGCGGGTCCGCACCTTGTAGCGGTGGGGCGGCTGCGGGCCGCGTCCCGGTAGCTGTCCAGCTCAGACGTGTCGTAGTACGTGGAGGAGTACCGGAAGCTACGGCGGCCCTCGATCTCCAGCGCACTCGGCGCGCTGTCGAGCGAGGCGAGCACATGTCCCCAGATGCCGGGGCGGACGATGTACTTGCGGTCGACCCTGGTCTGCAGCGCGGCCTTCTCGTTCACCTCGTCGAGCGTGAGGGTGGGCAGTGCGCGCACGGCGTCCAGCCAGGTCGTCATCGGATGCTCGCTGACGCGACGTCTGCCGGGGTCCGGTTCGAGGCGGAGCTGATTCGGGCGTCCGGGGAATCCGGGACCTCCCGGCCGATGGCGGGCAGGGTGAACCTGACGTCGCACACGGTGCTCTCGGTGACCAGATCCACCTTGCGCAGGCTCACGCGGTCGATGCGAGCGCCGAGCAGCGGTCCGAGCAGGTCGCGGGCCGCAGCCTCGTCGGTGACGGCCCGGTCGAGCACCATGATCTGTTGGCGGGTGCGGGGGAACAGCGCCGGGCTGTCGCCCACGGCGATGACACCCAGCAGCACGGCCATCAGGGTGAAGCTGACGTACGGCGAGATCGAGGGAAGCCACCCAGTAGGCCGAGGGCGATTGCGGTGAAGTAGTACGCGATCTCGGAGTGGTCCATCTCGGTGGAGCGCAGGCGGATGATCGACAGCACCGCGAAGATGCCAAGGCCGAAGCCGAGCGACAGCTCTGCCGTGGACATCGCATACGTGACGCCCATGACTCCCACATTGATGGACATGAACGCGACGATCAGATCACGTCGACGGTGCCGGGGGAAGTACAGGGCGAAGACCAGGAAGCCGATGGCAACGAGATCAGCCGCGATGAAGGTGAAGACAGACATGTGGATCCTTGGCGGGTCGTGGTTCAGTGGGGACCTTGATGTCTCCATAGGACACCGCCGGGATTTGGGGGTCTGTACGTTTCCTGTGAGGCGCATCCGAGCTGTCTCGGGAAGCATTCATCGATCGTCAGCTGCGCGCCTGGTCAGCGGTTCCTCAGGCCGGTCCGGTGCTGGCGACCTCGTAGCGTTGCACCACCGCACCCAAGATCGCGGGCATCGGGGCATGGTCGCCTTCGGACTCAGACTCACGGAACGTCATCAGGAGCCTCACCTGCGGCGGCATGCCGCTGCTCGGTCTTGAGCAGCTTGCCGCTGGCGTTCAGAGGAAGAGCATCGACGAAGGCCACTCCTACCGGGCGCTTGTAGTGGGCCATCTGGTCGCGGATGAACGCGACCAGGTCTCCGCCGCGACCGAGATGAAGTCCAAGGCCCGAGGTCATCTGTCGCCGTAGTGGCACCAGCACCGGTGTTGCGTTCGACTACACCTGCGGTCGTATCGGCTATGAGCCCGAACCTTTCGCTCAAGCCGAGCAACTGCGCCAACTCGGTCGAGTACTTGCCGCGGACAAGCGGTTCGTGTCCGCGGTGACGTCGTCAGCATCCGCCCCTGGCGTGGTGGCGGGAAAGCTCAGTTGATCTGGCGGTCCTGGCCCTCCCAGTAGGGCTGGCGGAGCTTGAACTTCTGCAGCTTGCCGGTAGCGGTCCGGGCGAGCTCGTCGCGGAACTCGATCTTCTTGGGGCACTTGTAGCCCGCGAGGTACTGGCGGCAGTGTGCGATCAGCCCGGCCTGGTCGATGGGCTCGGCGTCCGGGTCCAGGACGACGAGGGCGGTGATGAGCTCGCCCCACTTCTCGTCGGGGATGCCGATGACCGCGACCTCGCGCACCGAGGGGTGTGAGGTCAGGGCATCCTCGACCTCGATCGAGGAGACGTTCTCGCCGCCCGTGATGATGACGTCCTTCTTGCGGTCGGCGATCGCTATGTAGCCGTCCTCGAAGGTGCCGCCGTCACCGGTGTGGAACCAGTTGCCGGCCTGGGCCTGCTCGGTCGCATCGGGGTTGTCCCAGTACGACGCCAGGTTGTGGTTGGACTGCGCCAGGACCTCGCCCTGGTCGTCGATCCGCATGCGCACGCCGATCGCGGGTGCGCCGGCCCGACCGAGGTTGAGTGCTTGCTGGTGTGGGTCGAGATCGTCCCACTCCGCGCGCATGCGCGACATCGTCAGCAGCGGGGAGGTCTCGGTCAGGCCGTAGATCTGGATGAACTCCCAGCCCAGCTCCTCACGGACCCGCTCGATCGTGCGGGTCGGTGGGGAGCGCCGGCCACGATGATCCGGACGCGGTCGCTGCCCGGGATCGGCCCGTCCCACGTCTTGGCGGCGTCGAGGCAGGCCGTCACGACGGCAGGGGCGGCGCACATGTAGGTCACACCATGCTTCTCGATGCGGCGCAGGATCTCTCCGCCGTCGACCTGTCGCAGGACAATGTGGGTCGCGCCCATCCCGGTCGCGGCGAAGGGGTGGCCCCAACCGTTGGCGTGGAACATCGGCAGGGTGTGGAGATAGACGTCGCGGTCCGAGACCGAGGCCTGCCAACCGAACACCGTCGCGTTGAGCCAGTTGTTGCGATGCGTCAGCTGGACGCCCTTGGGGCGTGCGGTCGTGCCGGAGGTGTAGTTGATCGTGGCGGTCGCGCTCTCGTCGCCGGCCCACGGCTGCGGCTCGGCGGTCGAGCCCCAGATCTTGTCGTCGTCCTCACCCAGGACGAAGATGCGCTTGCAGTCGATCTCGTCGACGAGGTGACGCAGGTCGGGGTCGACCATCATGACCTCGGCGCCGGAGTTCTCGATGATGTAGCGGATCTCGGCCACGGCCAACCGGAAGTTGACCGGTACCAGGACCCGGCCCCAGCCCGAGACGCCGTAGAACGAGGCGAGCATGCGCGCGGAGTTCTGCGACACGATCGCGACCCGGCCACCGACCGGGACACCCATCTCGTCCAGGGCTGCGGCCTGAGCCCTGGCCCGGCGGCCCAGCTCGGCGTAGGTGATCTCACCCCACGAGTCGGCCGGCTGATCAGGCTCGTCGACGACGGCGATCCGATCGGGATAGACCGTGACAGCACGGTTGAGGAAGTCCATGACGGTGAGCGGATAGAACACAGGATCCTCCGAGGGTATGGCGCGGGTCACATCATGTCTATCCTGCACCTCGCTGCGAAGTAGTTGCACAGCGAGCCGGACGGTAGCGTCGGGTTCATGACTGACTTGTCGTTCGAGCACTCCGAATCCATCCACGTCGACCGCAAGCCCGAAGCGGTCTATGACTTGGTCAGCGACATCGCCCGAACGGGGGAGTGGAGCCCGATCTGCACTGGATGCGAGTGGGACGACGGGGACGGCCCCGCCGTGGGTGCCCACTTCACCGGAACCAACGAGGTGCCGGGACGCACGTGGAAGACCCGCTCGACCGTCGTGGCCGCCGAACCCGGTCGTGAGTTCGCCTGGGAGGTCGGAGATGGGTTCGTGCGTTGGGGATACGAGATCGAGCCGGACGGGTCGGGTGCAAAGCTCACCGAGTCGTGGAAGTTCTGCGAACCGGGACTGAAGTTCTTCGCCGACACGTTCGGCGAGACGGCGGACGCCGAGATCGAGACCCGCACCCGCGCTGCCCATACGGGCATCCCAGTCACCCTGGCTGCCATCAAGCAGGTTGCCGAGAGCGCCTGAACGTCGACAGGTGGCCCAGCGCGACGGGTCCGCGTGGGGCTCGGGCTACCGTGGGCCGCATGACGATCACCGCGACACTCGAAATGCGTTTCAAGCCCGATCTCCTGGACGAGGCCAAGGCCGTACTGGTCCGGGTGCTCGCCGAGACCCGTGCATTCGAGGGAAACCTGGGCGTCGACGTCCTGGTCGACCTCGAAGACGCGGGCCACTGGGTCGCGAACGAGATCTGGGAGTCCGTCGAGCACGACGACGCCTACCGCGCCTTCCGAGCCGGGGAGGGACGGATCACCGATCTCGGTCCGCTGCTCGCAGCCGCGCCGGTCCTGACCCGATGGGCCCGATCGACGGGGTCTGACCTCCTACCCACGCCGGGCTCGGGCTCGGCGTTCCCGGGGCCTACGGCAGCTCGGTCCCGTCCGGGATCTCGAACGTCTTGAAGCGGGATGTGCCGCCCTTCTCCAGCACGACCTTCGATTTCGACAGTCCCAGTGATGTGGCCAGAAAGTCGCGCAGCGCGGTATTCGCCTTGCCATCGACGGGGGCGCGGCGATCCGCACCCGCAGCAGCGGTCCGACCAATGGATCGGTCTCCCAACCGATGACCTCGCTCCTGCGGGCATTCGGGTGGCCCTGACGCGGAGCTTCATAGCGTCAGGAGACGGGAAGATCCCCGCACGGGTTCGCCGCTACTTGTCGTAGCCGTAGAAGCCCTGGCCGGACTTCTTGCCCATCAGGCCGGCGTCGACCATGCGGTCGAGCAGCGGCGGCGGCGAGTACAGCGGCTCCTTGAACTCGTCGTACATCGACTTGCCGATCGCCTTGATCGTGTCGAGACCGATTAGGTCCGAGAGAGCGAGGGGTCCCATGGGGTGGCCGCAGCCGAGCACCATGCCGCGGTCGATGTCGGCGGCCGAGGCATAGCCGGCCTCGTACATTCGGATCGCCGAGAGCAGGTACGGCACCAGCAGGCTGTTGACGACGAACCCGGCCCGGTCGGTCGCGTCGATGGGCTTCTTGCCGAGGGTCTCGGTGACCCATGATCGCATGCGGTCGAGGGTCTCCGGCGAGGTCGTCAGCGACGGTATGAGCTCGACGAGCTGCATGACGGGTGCTGGGTTGAAGAAGTGCACACCCATGACGTGGTGCGCCCGACCGGACACCGCCCGAGCTTGACGATCGGGATCGAAGATGTGTTGGACGCCAGAATCGCGTCGTCCTTGGTCAGGATCGTGCCGAGGGTGCGGAACAGGTCGAGCTTGATCTGCTCGTCCTCGCTGGCGGCCTCGACCACCAGGTCGCGGTCGGCGAGCGTCTCGAGGTCGGTCTCGAACCGGATCCGGTCCAGGACGGCAGTGACCTCGGCCGATTCGAT includes these proteins:
- a CDS encoding class I adenylate-forming enzyme family protein, which encodes MSRMRAEWDDLDPHQQALNLGRAGAPAIGVRMRIDDQGEVLAQSNHNLASYWDNPDATEQAQAGNWFHTGDGGTFEDGYIAIADRKKDVIITGGENVSSIEVEDALTSHPSVREVAVIGIPDEKWGELITALVVLDPDAEPIDQAGLIAHCRQYLAGYKCPKKIEFRDELARTATGKLQKFKLRQPYWEGQDRQIN
- a CDS encoding AMP-binding protein, encoding MFYPLTVMDFLNRAVTVYPDRIAVVDEPDQPADSWGEITYAELGRRARAQAAALDEMGVPVGGRVAIVSQNSARMLASFYGVSGWGRVLVPVNFRLAVAEIRYIIENSGAEVMMVDPDLRHLVDEIDCKRIFVLGEDDDKIWGSTAEPQPWAGDESATATINYTSGTTARPKGVQLTHRNNWLNATVFGWQASVSDRDVYLHTLPMFHANGWGHPFAATGMGATHIVLRQVDGGEILRRIEKHGVTYMCAAPAVVTACLDAAKTWDGPIPGSDRVRIIVAGAPHRPARSSGSVRSWAGSSSRSTA
- a CDS encoding SRPBCC family protein, whose translation is MTDLSFEHSESIHVDRKPEAVYDLVSDIARTGEWSPICTGCEWDDGDGPAVGAHFTGTNEVPGRTWKTRSTVVAAEPGREFAWEVGDGFVRWGYEIEPDGSGAKLTESWKFCEPGLKFFADTFGETADAEIETRTRAAHTGIPVTLAAIKQVAESA
- a CDS encoding putative quinol monooxygenase — translated: MTITATLEMRFKPDLLDEAKAVLVRVLAETRAFEGNLGVDVLVDLEDAGHWVANEIWESVEHDDAYRAFRAGEGRITDLGPLLAAAPVLTRWARSTGSDLLPTPGSGSAFPGPTAARSRPGSRTS
- a CDS encoding DUF167 domain-containing protein; translated protein: MGDRSIGRTAAAGADRRAPVDGKANTALRDFLATSLGLSKSKVVLEKGGTSRFKTFEIPDGTELP
- a CDS encoding 3-hydroxyacyl-CoA dehydrogenase family protein encodes the protein MSGRAHHVMGVHFFNPAPVMQLVELIPSLTTSPETLDRMRSWVTETLGKKPIDATDRAGFVVNSLLVPYLLSAIRMYEAGYASAADIDRGMVLGCGHPMGPLALSDLIGLDTIKAIGKSMYDEFKEPLYSPPPLLDRMVDAGLMGKKSGQGFYGYDK